TGCATCGCCGCAGCCAATGCGGCGGCGCCGGCGCCTTCGGCGGTGTTGTGAGTGTCTTCGTGCAGGGCGACGATCGCCTGGCGAATCTCCGCATCATCGACCCGCACGATGCGGGTTGCACCCTGGTTGATGATCTCCAGTGCTTCGGCGGCCGGCATTCGACAGGCCATGCCGTCGGCAAAGGTGTCAGCGGTTTCGGTGCAGACGATACGGCCCTGTTCGAAGCTCTGTGCATAGGCATCCGCCGCGCTGGAGACGACGCCGATGATCTCGGTATCCAGGCCCAGCAGATCGCGTGTGCGGATCAGGCCGCAGATGCCGGAACCCATGCCGATCGGCACGTAGACACGGCGCAACGCTGGTGCCGCTTCGAAGAGCTCCAGCGCATAGGTGGCCACACCACGGATCAGGTCCGGATGTAGCGCCGGAACGAAGTGCCAGCCGCTCTGGGCAGCCAGGTCGGCGGCGTGCTGGCGGGCACTGTCGAAATCGCGGCCGTACTCGATGACCTCGGCGCCGCAGGCGCGCATCGCCGCGTTCTTTTCCGCTGAATTGCCCTCGGGTACCAGCACCTTCAGGGCAATGCCGGTCCGCTGCGCGGCCATCGCCAGGCTGATGCCGTGATTGCCGCGGGTAGCGCTGATCATGCCCGGCAGCCCGGGCTCACGCCTGAGCAGCTCGTCGACATAGAGCAGGCCGCCGCGGACCTTGAAGGCGCCGGCGGGTGTGTGGTTCTCGTGTTTGACCCACAGGTCGCAACCGAGCCGCTGGCGCAGCAGTGGCCAGTTGTACTGCGGGGTCGGCGGAATATGGCGGCCGATCAGCTCGGCGGCTTGGCGTAGGGCGGAGAGTTCGAACATGGGTGGCTCCTCGGCGGTTTGACGAGCAGCCTAGAGCGCGGCCATTGTATGGGTAAATCCTTATATTGCATGGCAGACAATGTGGCTTCCTCGGCTCATCGATAACGATCAACCGCGCTACCTGGCGCTGGTGGATGCCATTTCGAGCGCAATCGAGCAGGGCGTGCTCAAGCCCGGCGATCGCTTACCGCCGCAGCGCCGCCTGGCCTGGGCGCTGGGGCTCAACCCGAGTACGGCGATGCAGGCGTACCGCGAAGCGGCGCGGCGGCATCTGGTGGGTGGTGAGGTCGGGCGCGGCACTTACGTGCTGGCAAGCAGTCGCGAGGCCAGCCTGTTTCTGCTCAAGCAGCCGGGGGCGTTGCCGGCGCTGCTCGACCTGTCGACCAACCTGCCGGTGATCGACACGGACGATGGTGATCTGCAGCGCAGCCTGCTGGTGCTTGGCGCCTCGGTCGATCTCGCCGAATTGCAGGGTTACCCGTCGCCTGCGGCGATGCAGCGCGGACGCCTGGCGGCCAGCCAATGGTTGCGAGGGCGTGCGCTGGAGTTGCCGCCGCGGCAGTTGCTGCTCTGCGCCGGTGCGCAACAGGGCGTATTCGCCGCATTGCTGGGCTTGTGCGCACCGGGCGAACCGATTCTGGTGGAAGCACTGACCTCGCCCGGGATCAAGGCGGCCGCACGCCAGCTGCGCCTGCCGCTGCACGGCGTGGCGATGGACGAACGGGGCATCCTGCCGGAGGATTTCGATCGCCAGGTCCGCGCCACCGGTGCTCGCGTCGCCGTGCTGACGCCCTGCCTGCAGAATCCGACGGGCGTCAGCATGGATGCTGCGCGGCGTGAAGCGATCGCTGCGCTGGCGCGTCGACACGACTTGCTGATCATCGAGGACGACGTCTACGGTGCGCTCGGCGACGAGCCGCCGCTGGCATCGCTGCTGGGCGAGCGCAGCGTGCTGGTCGGCAGCCTGTCGAAGACCGTCGCGCCGGGGCTGCGCTTCGGTTTCATCGCGGCCGCCGAACCTTGGCTGGCGCGCATCGACCCGGAAGCGCAGGCCACCGGCTGGGCGCTGTCGCCGTTGTGCCTACGTGTGGCGAGCGAGTGGATCGAGGATGGCACGGCACAGCGCAGGCTGGTCTGGCAGCGTGCCCAGGTCGAGCACCGCTGGCGCATGGCGCGGAAGATGCTTGGTCCACGGCTGAGCACAGGCGCCTCGCCGCACCTGTGGTTGGCTGCTTGCACTGGCGAGATCGATCTGCCCGGTATCGCCCGTGCGGCGGGTATCGAAGGTGCGGCAGCAGGCGTCTTTGCGGTCGGCCCCGGTGCGCCGGACGCGCTACGCCTGAGTCTCAGTGCAGCGCCGGGGCTGGTTGCGCTGCAGCGTGGCTTGCAGGCGCTGGCCGGGCGGCTGGCTACTGGGCAAGCAGCTGCGGCGCTATCGCTGTCATCGATGAGCAGGCAAGATGTTTCCAACGACTGAACAAGGAATCCAGCATGAATCCAGCCGGTGATACTTTCCGCATTGCCACCAGCGCCGAAGCTGCAGTGGACTACCTTGCCGAACTGCATGAACGCGCCACCACCGCGCTCAACCAGGCGCTCAAGCGCTACGTAGCCAGCCGTACCGAGCCCAGCGCCGCGGAGCGCAACCTGTTCCGCTACCCGCAACTGCGCCTGACCTACGAATGCCACGGCGAAGTGCCGGCCTCGACCCGCGCCTATGCCAAGGTGCAGGCACCCGGTGTATACAGCGTCACGGTGACCCACCCGGCGGCGTTCCGCGCCTATCTGCTCGATCAGTTGAGGCCGCTGATCCAGGACTTCAACGTCACCGTTGAGGTCGGCATGAGCGAGCGCAACATCCCTTATCCCTACGTCATCGAGCAGGGCGACGAGCTGGCCGGTACCGGCGTGACCGCCGCCGAGCTGGCGCGGGTGTTTCCCAGCACCGACCTGTCCGCCGCGACCGACGATATCGCCGACGGGCTCTACGACTGGGAGAATGCCGACCCCTATCCGCTGGCGCTATTCGATGGCGCGCGGGTGGACTTCTCGCTGCGCCGGCTGGTGCACTACACCGGCAGCGACTGGCGCCATGTGCAGCCGTGGATCCTGCTGACCAACTACCACCGCTACGTCGACCAGTTCATCCGCCACGGCCTCGACATGCTGCGCGACGACACCCGCTTCACGCGTATGGTCTTGCCGGGCAACGTGGTCATCGAGCGCGGCATGGAGGAGGGTGAGGCGCAGGCGATCATCGGCGGGGTGATGTGGCACCGCTACCAGATGCCGGCCTATCACCTGACCGCCGACGATGGCCATGGCATCACCCTGGTCAACATCGGCGTCGGTCCTTCCAACGCGAAGAACATCACCGACCACCTGGCCGTGCTGCGCCCGCATTGCTGGCTGATGATCGGCCACTGCGGTGGGCTGCGGCAGTCGCAGTCGATCGGTGACTACGTGCTGGCCCACGCCTACATGCGCCGCGACGGCATCCTCGACCGCGTGCTGCCGCCGCACATCCCGCTGCCGGCACTGGCCGAAGTGCAGCAGGCGCTGCAGGAGTCCGCGGCCAAGGTCACCGGCGAACAGGGCGAGGCGCTGAAGAAGCGCCTGCGCACCGGCACCGTGCTGACCTACGACGACCGTAACTGGGAGCTGCGCTGGGCGCAGGAGCGGCCGCTGATCAACCTGTCGCGGGCCGTCGCGGTGGACATGGAAAGCGGCACCATCGCGGCCCAGGGCT
This DNA window, taken from Pseudomonas sp. FeN3W, encodes the following:
- a CDS encoding threonine dehydratase, translated to MFELSALRQAAELIGRHIPPTPQYNWPLLRQRLGCDLWVKHENHTPAGAFKVRGGLLYVDELLRREPGLPGMISATRGNHGISLAMAAQRTGIALKVLVPEGNSAEKNAAMRACGAEVIEYGRDFDSARQHAADLAAQSGWHFVPALHPDLIRGVATYALELFEAAPALRRVYVPIGMGSGICGLIRTRDLLGLDTEIIGVVSSAADAYAQSFEQGRIVCTETADTFADGMACRMPAAEALEIINQGATRIVRVDDAEIRQAIVALHEDTHNTAEGAGAAALAAAMQEQERNRGERIAVVLSGANIDRRLLAGILGG
- a CDS encoding PLP-dependent aminotransferase family protein gives rise to the protein MWLPRLIDNDQPRYLALVDAISSAIEQGVLKPGDRLPPQRRLAWALGLNPSTAMQAYREAARRHLVGGEVGRGTYVLASSREASLFLLKQPGALPALLDLSTNLPVIDTDDGDLQRSLLVLGASVDLAELQGYPSPAAMQRGRLAASQWLRGRALELPPRQLLLCAGAQQGVFAALLGLCAPGEPILVEALTSPGIKAAARQLRLPLHGVAMDERGILPEDFDRQVRATGARVAVLTPCLQNPTGVSMDAARREAIAALARRHDLLIIEDDVYGALGDEPPLASLLGERSVLVGSLSKTVAPGLRFGFIAAAEPWLARIDPEAQATGWALSPLCLRVASEWIEDGTAQRRLVWQRAQVEHRWRMARKMLGPRLSTGASPHLWLAACTGEIDLPGIARAAGIEGAAAGVFAVGPGAPDALRLSLSAAPGLVALQRGLQALAGRLATGQAAAALSLSSMSRQDVSND
- the amn gene encoding AMP nucleosidase — protein: MNPAGDTFRIATSAEAAVDYLAELHERATTALNQALKRYVASRTEPSAAERNLFRYPQLRLTYECHGEVPASTRAYAKVQAPGVYSVTVTHPAAFRAYLLDQLRPLIQDFNVTVEVGMSERNIPYPYVIEQGDELAGTGVTAAELARVFPSTDLSAATDDIADGLYDWENADPYPLALFDGARVDFSLRRLVHYTGSDWRHVQPWILLTNYHRYVDQFIRHGLDMLRDDTRFTRMVLPGNVVIERGMEEGEAQAIIGGVMWHRYQMPAYHLTADDGHGITLVNIGVGPSNAKNITDHLAVLRPHCWLMIGHCGGLRQSQSIGDYVLAHAYMRRDGILDRVLPPHIPLPALAEVQQALQESAAKVTGEQGEALKKRLRTGTVLTYDDRNWELRWAQERPLINLSRAVAVDMESGTIAAQGYRLRVPYGTLLCVSDKPLHSEIKLPGSANAFYERAVTQHLKIGITALELLRNQLNSLHSRKLRSFDEPPFR